GTTGTTGCTACAACCGGACATCCCGACGGCCATGCCTGCCGCCATCCGCACTCCCTGCCCGCCGGGCGCCTGCGTCTGCGGGCGCGATGCGCTCGAGGACGATCCGTTCGCCGACTGCCGCATCCTGATGCTGACCCGCGACGAGGAGCGCCGGCTGGTCGAGCGCATCGAGCGGGCCTGCGACTACGCTGACCTGCAAAAGGTCTGCGCGCGGATGCAGGCGCAGCTGGGCGTGGTGCTGCGGATTGCGCCGGGGCCGAACGAGGTGCGCACGGTGCTCGGTTTCGATATCGCCTTCGATCCGCATCCGGGGCTGTGCCGCAAGACGCAGCAGGCGATCCCGGCCGCGGTACGCCGCTGCCTGAGCGACAAGCCGGCGATTGCGTACGAAATCCTCGACACCCACAGCCTGTTCGGCCCGACTAGTTGAACAAGACCAGCGGCCGGTTTACATCGCGCGGGTGCGGAATCACCTCGGCGGCGACGCCGTAGACGGCAGCCAGCGTCGCCGGCGTCAGCACGCTGGCCGGATCGCCGCAGCCGACCAGTTTCCCCTGCGCCAGCAGTGCCAGCCGGTCGCACCATGCGGCGGCGAGGTTCACGTCGTGCAGGATCACCAGCACGCCGATCCGCTCGTCGCGCGCCAGTTGCCGCGCGCAGGCGAGCAGCGCCTGCTGGTGCTTCGGGTCGAGGCTGGCGGTCGGCTCGTCGAGCAACAGGAAGCGTCCGCCGTGGCTTTGCCGCGCCGCGAGCGTCTGCACCAGTACGCGGGCAAACTGCACGCGCTGCGCCTCGCCGCCCGAGAGCTGAGGGTAGCGGCGGCCGGCCAGGTGCGAGACGTCGGCCAGCGCCAGCGCGCGGATCATCAGCTGCTCGACTTCGGCTGTCGACAACTCGGGAAACGGGTAGGCGCCCATCGCAACGACTTCGCAGACGCCAAGGTTGAACGACAGCGACGGCGATTGCGGCAGCACCGCGCGCTGGCGGGCAAGGTGGGCGTTGTCGAGTTTGGCCAGCGGTGTACCGTCGACCGACACCGTGCCGCGCTGCGGCGCCAGCTCGCCGGCGAGCATCGCCAGCAGCGTCGACTTGCCGGCGCCGTTGGCACCGAGCACGCCGACGACTTCGCCGGCGGCGAGTGACAGCGACACGTCGTCAAGCACGACCTTGCCGCCACGTTCGATAAACAGCTGTTCGGCGAGCAGCATCAGTGCCTCCGCTGCGCGAGCAGCCACAGGAAGAAGGGGCCGCCGACCAGGCTGGTGACGATGCCGATCGGCAGTTCGGCCGGGATCACGGCGATGCGTGCCAGCCAGTCGGCCAGGGTCAGTGCGATCGCGCCGGCAACGACCGAGGTCGGCAGCAGCCAGCGGTGGTCGGCGCCGAGCGCCAGCCGCACCAGATGCGGCACGACGAGGCCGACGAAGCCGATCGCACCGGTCGCGGCCACCAGCGGGCCGACCAGCAGCGCCGTCAGCAGGATCAGCCGGCGGCGCACGGCCTTGAGCGGGAAACCCAGATGCAACGCTTCGCGCTCGCCGAGCAGCAGCGCGTTCATCGCGCGCCAGTCGCGGGCAATCAGTGCGCCGACGGCGATGGTCCACGGCGCAAGGCCGGCCAGCAGCGGCCAGCTGGCACCGGCCAGGCTGCCCATGTTCCAGAACGTCAGACTTCTGAGCTGCGTGTCGTCGGCCAGATAGGTGAACAGGCCGACCAAGGCGCCGCAGATCGCGTTGATCGCCACGCCTGCGAGCAGCAGCCCGGCCATGCCCGGATAGCGGCGGCCGAGGTGGTAGGCGGCGACGGTGGCGATCAGACTGCCGATGAAGGCCGACGGCGCCAATATCAGGAACGAACCGCCACCAAGCACAATGGCGCCGACCGCGCCGAGGGCGCCGCCGGCGGAAATGCCGATCAGCCCCGGTTCGGCCAGCGGGTTGCGGAACAGTGCCTGCATCGCCGCGCCCGACAGCGCCAGCGCGGCGCCGGCCAGCGCGGCGAACAGCACGCGCGGCAGGCGCACGTCGAGCAGCACGCTGCGCCACAGCGCTTCGTCCGGACCGTCGGCCGAGAACGGCAGGCGGGGCAGTGCGGTCAGCGGGATGTGCAGTGCGCCGCTGCTGGCGGACAGCATCATCAGCGCGAGCAGCAGTGCCGCGAGCAGGCCGAGCACGCCGGCCGGCGTGCGCCAGCGCGAGGTTTTCGACGCTGCCGGCAGCGGGGAGGAAAGGGTGGAAGTCACGGAGTTCATGTTACACCGGGGAATTGCGGGATTGCGCGGGGCTCGGAGCCTGTTCCGTCCGGCACCGCATGCAGGTGCCGCAGCCGAACGGAACGGGTCGTTAGCGGCTGGCGACTGCCGGCGCGGCCTTCAGCTCGCGCAGCGCCTGCGGCAGCCGCGGGCCGTAGCCGAGCAGCAGCAGGTCGTCCATCACGATCACGCGGCGGTTTTGTGCGG
This window of the Jeongeupia sp. USM3 genome carries:
- a CDS encoding heme ABC transporter ATP-binding protein, which codes for MLLAEQLFIERGGKVVLDDVSLSLAAGEVVGVLGANGAGKSTLLAMLAGELAPQRGTVSVDGTPLAKLDNAHLARQRAVLPQSPSLSFNLGVCEVVAMGAYPFPELSTAEVEQLMIRALALADVSHLAGRRYPQLSGGEAQRVQFARVLVQTLAARQSHGGRFLLLDEPTASLDPKHQQALLACARQLARDERIGVLVILHDVNLAAAWCDRLALLAQGKLVGCGDPASVLTPATLAAVYGVAAEVIPHPRDVNRPLVLFN
- a CDS encoding iron ABC transporter permease, whose amino-acid sequence is MNSVTSTLSSPLPAASKTSRWRTPAGVLGLLAALLLALMMLSASSGALHIPLTALPRLPFSADGPDEALWRSVLLDVRLPRVLFAALAGAALALSGAAMQALFRNPLAEPGLIGISAGGALGAVGAIVLGGGSFLILAPSAFIGSLIATVAAYHLGRRYPGMAGLLLAGVAINAICGALVGLFTYLADDTQLRSLTFWNMGSLAGASWPLLAGLAPWTIAVGALIARDWRAMNALLLGEREALHLGFPLKAVRRRLILLTALLVGPLVAATGAIGFVGLVVPHLVRLALGADHRWLLPTSVVAGAIALTLADWLARIAVIPAELPIGIVTSLVGGPFFLWLLAQRRH